The Candidatus Limnocylindrales bacterium genome includes a region encoding these proteins:
- a CDS encoding ATP-binding protein, translating to MSRSSQPSLDIDVTRSRLERLGMVHACEQLEAMLADAVKAELAPHRFLDQVLESELAWREERRVRTSLRLSGLPTGQTIGSFDFSFQPSIERSRIETLGTCQW from the coding sequence ATGAGCCGCTCCAGTCAGCCTTCGCTCGACATCGACGTCACGCGCAGTCGCCTGGAGCGCCTCGGCATGGTCCACGCCTGCGAGCAACTCGAGGCGATGCTGGCCGATGCGGTCAAAGCCGAGCTGGCGCCGCACCGCTTTCTCGACCAGGTACTCGAGTCCGAGCTGGCTTGGCGCGAGGAGCGGCGTGTGCGCACCTCGCTGCGGCTCTCGGGTCTGCCCACCGGTCAGACCATCGGCAGCTTCGACTTCAGCTTCCAGCCTTCCATCGAACGCAGCCGCATCGAGACGCTGGGGACGTGCCAGTGGAT